A stretch of Zymoseptoria tritici IPO323 chromosome 1, whole genome shotgun sequence DNA encodes these proteins:
- a CDS encoding ATP-dependent RNA helicase, translating to MSDDKPTSTEPELSKLSISAEPTEKSAEKPNTTGTNASAASFTPGKFSWADESTTPPNGAASDAPAADGKTLDDTQKDGATTWMLGSEGLDEPEFDVNVKLADLQEDPNNPLYSVKSFDELNLKTELQTGLKLMNFRQPSKIQERALPLLLKEPATNFIGQSQSGTGKTAAFVLNMLQRVDLSNSKPQAIVLAPTRELAKQIAAVATLMGAMLEGSGLKIHEAIPNVNTRNQQVDAQIVVGTPGTVMELLKRRLLDSRNIKVLTLDEADNMLDLQGMGDQCKRIKQQLPRNTQIVLFSATFPDIVKGFADVFAANANQITLEVEKLTVKGIKQMYLDCKNDEEKYSALVKFYGLMTIASSIIFVKRRDTAAEIERRMTAEGHKVASLTGALEGENRDKVFARFRSGEAKVLITTNVLSRGIDVQTVTMVINYDIPETVDGQPDAETYLHRIGRTGRFGRTGAALSFVHDRRSWQALMAICKHFSVEPTKLDTTDWDNVEKLLKQVMKNSRNAVSMDSM from the exons ATGTCGGACGACAAGCCAACTTCCACCGAGCCGGAGCTTTCAAAGCTTTCCATCTCCGCCGAACCCACCGAGAAGTCCGCCGAGAAGCCCAACACAACTGGCACCAACGCCAGCGCCGCCAGCTTCACTCCCGGCAAATTCAGCTGGGCCGACGAGTCCACCACACCTCCCAATGGAGCAGCTTCAGATGCCCCTGCAGCAGACGGCAAGACTTTGGACGATACGCAGAAAGATGGTGCTACCACCTGGATGTTGGGCTCGGAGGGACTCGACGAGCCGGAGTTTGATGTCAACGTGAAGCTGGCAGATCTGCAAGAAGATCCGAACAATCCTCTCTACTCGGTCAAGTCTTTTGACGAGTTGAACCT CAAAACCGAACTCCAAACCGGCCTCAAGTTGATGAATTTCCGTCAGCCATCTAAGATTCAGGAGCGCGCTCTGCCATTGCTGCTGAAGGAACCCGCTACGAACTTCATTGGCCAATCGCAGTCTGGTACCGGCAAGACAGCGGCCTTCGTGCTCAACATGCTCCAGCGCGTGGACCTCTCCAATTCCAAGCCACAAGCCATTGTGCTCGCTCCAACACGCGAATTGGCCAAGCAAATCGCTGCAGTCGCTACCCTTATGGGTGCCATGCTGGAGGGTAGTGGTCTGAAGATCCACGAAGCTATTCCCAATGTCAACACACGCAACCAACAAGTCGATGCTCAAATCGTCGTCGGTACTCCGGGCACCGTGATGGAACTTCTAAAGCGTCGCCTGCTCGACAGCCGCAACATCAAAGTCCTCACCCTCGACGAGGCCGACAACATGCTCGACCTCCAAGGCATGGGAGATCAGTGCAAACGCATCAAGCAGCAACTTCCCAGGAACACGCAAATTGTCCTGTTCTCCGCCACGTTCCCCGACATTGTCAAAGGCTTCGCCGATGTCTTCGCGGCCAATGCCAATCAGATCACACTCGAGGTTGAGAAGCTCACCGTCAAGGGCATCAAGCAAATGTACCTCGACTGCAAgaacgacgaggagaagTACTCCGCTCTGGTCAAATTCTACGGTCTCATGACCATCGCATCGTCAATTATCTTCGTCAAGCGCCGCGACACCGCTGCTGAGATCGAGCGCCGCATGACTGCAGAGGGACACAAGGTGGCTTCGCTCACGGGTGCATTGGAAGGTGAGAACAGAGATAAGGTCTTTGCTCGTTTCCGCTCCGGCGAAGCCAAGGtgctcatcaccaccaacgTCTTGTCCCGCGGCATTGACGTGCAGACTGTGACAATGGTCATCAACTACGACATTCCAGAGACCGTCGATGGTCAACCTGACGCCGAGACCTACCTCCACCGTATTGGTCGCACTGGACGTTTCGGACGCACCGGCGCTGCCCTCAGCTTCGTGCACGACCGTCGTAGCTGGCAGGCTCTGATGGCGATCTGCAAGCACTTCAGCGTGGAGCCGACCAAGCTCGACACTACCGATTGGGATAATGTCGAGAAGCTGCTCAAGCAGGTGATGAAGAACTCGCGCAACGCCGTCTCCATGGACAGCATGTAA